In Schistocerca nitens isolate TAMUIC-IGC-003100 unplaced genomic scaffold, iqSchNite1.1 HiC_scaffold_498, whole genome shotgun sequence, the following proteins share a genomic window:
- the LOC126232420 gene encoding uncharacterized protein LOC126232420 → MHVRQHRYPYTRPPIAHSRSVFNIINGAPAARRGRSHDAAATFAPTHSRTAKQLADPPTQHSRQTKTTAAAATKQNKHLAPSVRQKTNGQAHRPLLTTTTQRHAAPFPPLSIHSARDPVVDDDTRRARFPQPTPFRHYARLHPTPVATALLHALSPPPPPPPPPPPPLSPFPYTTTQPKTHSRPKHNNMARASAHTPNQSPSTQPHARHGKTGVLPRCHQSSTNNHTGGTTNNCRPAGNHQTHIPARHHTPLGSRFAKT, encoded by the coding sequence atgcacgtacgacaacaccgctacccgtacacaaggcctcccattgcacacagccgctctgtgttcaacatcatcaatggcgcgcccgcggctcgtcgcggtcgcagccatgacgccgccgccacttttgcaccaacacattcacgcaccgcaaaacagctcgccgacccaccgacacagcacagccgacaaacaaaaacaaccgcggcggcggcaacaaaacaaaacaaacacctcgcaccaagcgtccgacagaaaacaaacggacaggcacacaggcctctgctaacgaccacgacacagcggcacgctgcccctttcccgccactctcgattcacagcgcacgcgaccccgtcgtcgacgacgacacgcgacgggctcgcttcccgcaacctacacctttccgccactacgcacggctccacccgacgcccgtcgcaacggcactactgcacgcactatcacccccgccgccgccgccgccgccgccgcctcctcctctctcccccttcccgtacacaacaacacagccaaaaacacactcacgacccaaacataacaacatggcacgtgcatcggcgcacacccccaaccagtcaccgtcgacacaaccacacgcaaggcacggaaaaaccggcgtccttccacgttgccatcaaagcagcacaaacaaccacacaggaggaaccaccaacaactgccggccggccggcaaccaccaaacgcacattcccgctcgccaccacacacctctcggcagccgtttcgcaaagacatga